From the Teredinibacter turnerae T7901 genome, one window contains:
- a CDS encoding cellulose-binding domain-containing protein, whose protein sequence is MLAGSAATAVSAAPVGFAALNGGTTGGAGGQVVRASTGTEIHEALCGRASSSTPIIIQVEGTITPGNTSKVSGSSCNTASGVIEIKEVSNVTIVGVGGGATFDEVGIHVRSSSNIILQNLYVRDVKKSNGTTSNGGDAIGMESNVSNVWVDHVTLEAFGGESEGYDGLFDMKANTKYVTLSYSHLKGSGRGGLIGSSSSDDENNYITFHHNFYENIHSRIPLLRHGDAIHTYNNFFSNISGTGINSRRGAKIRVENNYFENARNPLGTFYDDVEGYWQVAGNFFASSVVWEEESDEHPAGPNVQSTTTVNIPYSYSLDDAGCVPQIVQTTAGANKGMLTSDGSCQSTSSSSSSSSSSSSSSSGGSTSSSSSSTSSSSGGSGGTNLSIGAGSDGSSKASGTSYGDVRDGDLATYWSPSSSTGRISIKWSEDTTVARVVIVEAAGSEGNIQHWELINNDTGAQISSGTGAGTIDFNPVTLGKINFEILSSSGTPAIAEFETYASAGGSSSSSSSSSSSSTSSSSSSSSTSASSSSSSTSGGGGSCAGINEYPDWTARDWSGGDYNHANAGDQMVYSGALYAANWYTNTVPGSDASWTFISSCDQGGSSSSSSSSSSSNSSSSSSSSSSSSSSGGSVVSATVQENALGFCGVDGTVDSNNGGFTGSGFANTDNANGTGIDWTITGDSGSYTLRWRYANGSDVNRSAILSVNGVAVSTEDFVGTGSWTSWATTSVQLNLGAGYKEIRLLANQSSGLANIDYVEITGPGVAAATCGGSSSSSSSSSSSSSSSSSSSSSSSGGIGGACDALLNDPNTNWRDTSLQTDQEIIQCLSSSLGQPVGFGESATGGYNANGGSELVIITNNRPEDQILAAISSPDYKWIVFDKQDFRDEVQLMMYRPYCSNSSLQSALGLNESQCRDPYAWCSANGVGSEACLETFFNEKLNDSSLPIRNYLIDSNTTIDGRGANATFVFNGFKIGSDSSGASTHESENVIITNNKFIGVGHVEDHDLDPDMIRSTGESHDIWIHQNTFDTTGDSAFDVKVGAYDITVSFNKLVNVKRAALHGSSDSRTINSQITTTIHNNLFVTTDEHYSDSRYETLRRVPLMRRGQSHMFNNVFYNYRKDILSVRVGGRIAFENNMVLNNAVEAANNSNSDDLDYFVETLLRDFREGGLDVWGSYVWMANANCQLQGDAGDLTKSEGSTPDMMAQYSNRSRSEITGHLLPAGQDLADYLFATAGKGGVAPWVVTGASSISDVVASAPGGCQ, encoded by the coding sequence ATGCTCGCCGGTAGCGCAGCAACGGCAGTTTCTGCAGCGCCTGTGGGTTTTGCGGCCTTAAATGGCGGTACGACGGGCGGCGCCGGCGGCCAGGTTGTAAGAGCAAGCACAGGAACGGAAATTCACGAGGCGTTGTGCGGCCGGGCGTCCAGTAGCACTCCCATCATAATTCAGGTTGAAGGCACAATTACTCCGGGCAATACCAGTAAAGTCAGTGGTAGTAGTTGTAATACCGCCAGTGGCGTGATTGAAATTAAAGAAGTCAGTAATGTGACTATTGTGGGCGTCGGTGGTGGTGCAACATTCGATGAGGTGGGTATCCATGTACGCTCATCAAGTAATATTATTTTGCAAAACCTGTACGTGCGCGATGTAAAAAAATCCAATGGCACAACCTCAAATGGTGGTGACGCCATTGGTATGGAATCTAACGTGTCTAACGTGTGGGTAGACCACGTAACTCTGGAAGCGTTTGGTGGCGAAAGTGAAGGTTACGACGGCCTTTTCGATATGAAAGCCAACACCAAATACGTGACCCTTTCGTACAGTCACCTTAAAGGCTCTGGGCGCGGCGGCCTTATAGGGTCGAGCAGCAGTGATGATGAAAACAACTACATTACGTTTCATCATAATTTTTATGAAAATATTCACTCTCGTATCCCGCTGCTGCGCCACGGCGACGCGATTCATACCTACAACAACTTCTTCAGCAATATTTCAGGCACCGGCATTAACTCGCGCCGTGGTGCGAAGATACGTGTAGAAAATAATTATTTTGAAAACGCGCGTAATCCGCTGGGTACGTTTTATGACGACGTGGAGGGTTACTGGCAGGTCGCAGGCAACTTTTTTGCCAGCAGTGTGGTTTGGGAAGAGGAAAGTGATGAACATCCGGCAGGTCCTAATGTTCAATCCACTACGACGGTTAATATTCCCTACAGCTACTCGCTAGACGATGCCGGATGTGTACCTCAAATTGTGCAAACGACTGCCGGTGCGAACAAGGGGATGTTAACGTCTGATGGTTCCTGCCAGAGCACGTCTTCATCATCCAGTAGCAGCTCGTCGAGCAGTAGTTCCAGCAGTGGTGGCTCCACCAGTAGCAGCTCGTCATCAACTAGCTCATCTTCTGGTGGATCTGGCGGAACGAATTTAAGTATCGGTGCTGGTTCGGATGGTTCCAGTAAAGCGTCGGGCACTTCCTACGGTGATGTGCGCGATGGTGACCTGGCCACCTACTGGTCGCCCAGCAGTTCAACAGGGCGTATCTCGATAAAGTGGAGTGAAGATACAACAGTCGCGCGTGTCGTTATTGTTGAAGCCGCAGGAAGCGAAGGTAATATACAGCACTGGGAGCTGATTAATAATGATACCGGCGCGCAAATCAGTTCCGGAACGGGCGCTGGAACCATTGATTTTAATCCAGTTACTCTTGGCAAAATAAATTTCGAAATCCTTTCCAGCAGCGGTACCCCTGCGATCGCAGAATTCGAAACTTATGCGAGTGCCGGTGGATCGTCTTCTTCCTCGAGCAGCAGCTCCAGTTCTTCAACCTCTTCCAGCTCCAGCTCTAGTTCAACTAGCGCTTCATCGTCATCCTCGAGCACAAGCGGTGGTGGCGGCAGTTGTGCTGGCATTAATGAGTATCCTGACTGGACGGCGCGAGACTGGTCTGGCGGCGACTATAATCACGCGAATGCCGGTGATCAAATGGTCTACAGTGGCGCACTCTACGCGGCAAACTGGTATACCAATACGGTTCCGGGCAGCGATGCGTCCTGGACATTCATTTCGTCGTGCGATCAGGGCGGTTCTAGCAGTTCTTCGTCAAGCAGTTCTTCGTCAAATAGTTCCTCATCAAGTAGCTCATCTTCAAGCAGTTCGTCATCCGGTGGCTCGGTCGTTAGCGCGACTGTGCAAGAAAACGCCCTTGGCTTTTGTGGCGTTGACGGAACTGTAGATAGCAACAACGGCGGATTTACCGGCAGCGGATTTGCGAACACCGACAATGCTAATGGCACTGGGATCGATTGGACAATTACCGGCGATAGCGGGTCTTATACGTTGCGCTGGCGTTATGCCAATGGTTCCGATGTGAACAGGTCAGCGATACTGAGTGTAAATGGCGTTGCAGTATCTACTGAAGATTTTGTGGGTACCGGTAGTTGGACCTCATGGGCTACTACGTCGGTGCAGCTAAATCTGGGTGCGGGGTATAAAGAAATACGCTTGCTGGCAAATCAATCATCCGGGCTCGCGAATATAGATTACGTGGAAATTACTGGCCCGGGCGTGGCAGCTGCAACCTGTGGTGGCTCAAGTTCATCCAGTAGCTCCAGTTCATCGAGCAGTTCTTCCAGCAGTAGTTCATCGAGCAGCTCTTCCGGAGGTATTGGTGGCGCTTGTGACGCATTACTAAACGATCCGAACACAAACTGGCGAGATACTTCTCTGCAAACCGATCAGGAAATTATCCAATGTTTGAGCAGCAGCCTCGGCCAACCTGTTGGCTTCGGTGAGAGCGCAACTGGCGGATACAATGCGAACGGCGGCAGTGAACTGGTGATTATTACTAACAACCGCCCGGAAGATCAGATCCTCGCTGCGATTTCCTCACCTGACTATAAGTGGATAGTGTTTGATAAACAGGATTTCCGCGATGAAGTGCAATTGATGATGTATCGCCCTTACTGTTCGAATAGCAGCTTGCAATCAGCACTTGGGTTAAACGAGTCGCAATGTCGTGATCCTTATGCCTGGTGTTCCGCCAACGGTGTGGGCAGCGAAGCTTGTTTGGAAACATTCTTTAACGAAAAACTCAATGACAGCAGCCTGCCTATTCGCAACTATCTGATTGACAGCAACACCACGATAGACGGGCGCGGTGCGAATGCCACCTTTGTCTTCAATGGCTTTAAAATCGGTTCGGACAGCAGCGGTGCCTCTACGCACGAGTCGGAAAATGTCATTATCACCAACAATAAGTTTATTGGTGTGGGGCATGTGGAAGATCACGATCTGGACCCGGATATGATTCGCTCGACGGGTGAATCGCATGATATCTGGATTCACCAGAATACATTTGATACCACAGGTGACTCGGCGTTTGACGTGAAAGTGGGTGCTTACGATATTACGGTCTCGTTCAATAAGCTGGTCAATGTTAAGCGCGCAGCGCTGCACGGTTCCAGCGACAGCCGTACCATCAATTCACAAATCACGACGACTATTCACAATAACTTGTTTGTAACAACGGACGAGCACTACAGCGATAGTCGCTACGAGACCTTGCGTCGAGTGCCACTTATGCGGCGTGGACAGAGCCACATGTTTAATAACGTGTTCTACAACTACCGCAAAGATATACTCAGCGTGCGTGTTGGGGGCCGAATCGCGTTTGAAAACAATATGGTTCTGAATAACGCAGTCGAGGCGGCAAACAATAGCAACAGCGATGATCTTGACTATTTTGTTGAGACCCTGCTGCGTGA